GAACCCCGCGGCGACCTGGCGACGACCGTCCCGGAGCCACTCTTCCTGGCGTTCGAGCTGCTGGCGGCGGCCTTCGCGGCGGCCCTGGTCTCGAGCGCGGGGGCCGAGCGGGCGAAGTTCGCGTCGACGGCCGCCTTCGTCTTCCTGTGGACGACGCTGGTGTACGACCCGGTGGCGCACTGGGTCTGGTCGCCCGAGGGCTGGCTGAACCGGTTCGGCGCGCGCGATTTCGCCGGCGGCCTGGTCGTGCACGCCGCGGCCGGCGCGGCGGCGCTCTGCGTCGCGGTGGCCGTGGGCCAGAGACGCGGGGCCGACGTCGAGAGCCTGCGCCCGCACAACCTGCCGCTCACGGCGATGGGGACCGCCCTGCTCTGGTTCGCCTGGCTCGGGTTCAACACCGGGCACGCATGGGGCGTCTCGGCGGGGGCCGCGGCGGCGTTCGTCGCGACGATCGTCGCGGGGGCGTCGGGCATGGTGGCCTGGTCGATCCTCGAATATGCGACGACGGGCAAGGCGACGTTCCTGGGCGCCTGCACCGGGGTCGTCGCCGGCCTGGTCGGCGTCTCGGCCGGGGCCGGCTACGTCGCCCCGCCCGCCGCGGCCGCGCTGGGGGCGACGGTCGCCCTCGTCTGCCACGGCGCGATCCTGGTCAAGGGCCGGGTCGGCTACGACGACTCGCTCGACGTCTTCGGCGTCCACGGCGTCGGCGGGATCGCCGGCGCGCTCGGCCTGGGCCTGCTCGCCGACTCCGCGCTCGACCCGGGCGTCGTCGGCCTGTTCGAGGGCCGCATCGAGCTGATCGTCGCCCAGCTCGCCGCCGTCGCGGCCGTCGTCGCCTACACCGTCGCCGCGACCGCCGCCATCCTCTTCATCGTGGACCGCACGATGGGCCTCCGCGTCAGCCCCGAAGACGAGGAGCTGGGCCTCGACGTCACCCAGCACGGCCAGCGCGGCTACGTCCTGGGCGAGGGCGAGCGGATCGGCATGTACGACGGCTGAGGCGAACTCACATCGCAGTGCAGCGCTCGGCGGCCGCGGAACGTTGCTTCCGACGCGACTGTGGACCCAACCGCCGCCGCGTGATTCAATAAGCATCGATTCGTCCAAATGAAACGCCTCGCCATCGGAGCGAGCCGCGATTCGCATGATGAATCGAGATTTGGCATTCCTGTCACGGAGGATGACATGCGGGAAATCGATCGACGAGGCTTCACCCTCATCGAGCTCCTGGTGGTCGTCGCGATCATCGGCCTGCTGATCGGGCTCCTGCTCCCTGCGGTCCAGTCCGCCCGAGAGGCCGCCCGCCGGGTCAATTGCCTGAACAATCTCAAGCAGCTTGGCCTGGCCATCCACGGCTATCACTCGGTGCATGAGACCTTTCCGGGCCTGAACACGGGCCGGGGATTCTCCTTCCTCGTGGGGCTTCTTCCCTTCCTGGAGTCGTCGGCCCTGTACGCGGCCATCAACATGGACATCGGCCCTCTTGAAGACCCGGACTCGCCGAACCGCACGTTCGTCACGCTGAACCTGTCGATCCTCCTCTGCCCGTCGGACGACCCTTCGGGCAAGGGGCTGGGATGCACTTCCTACGCTGGATGCGTCGGGCACGGGTTGCAGTCGACCTCGCCGAAGAACGGCGTCTTCAACTTCAGGCCCGCCACCTCGCTGGCGAGCGTCTCGGACGGGGCCGGCCAGACCGTCGCCTTTTCGGAATGGGTCCTCGGGCCGACGATGATCGACAAATCGACGTCCCACGACCGGAGGGCCTACACGTTCAACACGGAGCCCTTCTGGGGCAAGGGGGACTACGACCGCTTCGTCGACGCCTGCCGCCGCGCCGAGCCAGGGCGAGCGAAATTCGGATCCAGGTCGAAGGGGATCGGTTGGATGGACGTCAGCGAAGGGAAGTGCCTCTACAATCACGACCTCGTCGTCAACGAGACGACCTGCCAGAACGCGAACGGGGTGCCGAATGGGGCCTGGACGGCCGGGAGTTATCATCCCAACGGCGCGCAGGCGGTTTTCGCAGACGGGCATGCTCGCTTCATACGAGGCGCCGTCGAA
The DNA window shown above is from Paludisphaera mucosa and carries:
- a CDS encoding DUF1559 domain-containing protein; its protein translation is MREIDRRGFTLIELLVVVAIIGLLIGLLLPAVQSAREAARRVNCLNNLKQLGLAIHGYHSVHETFPGLNTGRGFSFLVGLLPFLESSALYAAINMDIGPLEDPDSPNRTFVTLNLSILLCPSDDPSGKGLGCTSYAGCVGHGLQSTSPKNGVFNFRPATSLASVSDGAGQTVAFSEWVLGPTMIDKSTSHDRRAYTFNTEPFWGKGDYDRFVDACRRAEPGRAKFGSRSKGIGWMDVSEGKCLYNHDLVVNETTCQNANGVPNGAWTAGSYHPNGAQAVFADGHARFIRGAVELNVWRALSTRSGGEVTDAGSY
- a CDS encoding ammonium transporter, which encodes MIDRADTLLVMCCAALALLMTPAMGLFFAGMVRRKNVLSVFQGCLMPLGVVTIQWLVVGQGLAFGRDLFGGLIGVPDGAMFRLRFEPRGDLATTVPEPLFLAFELLAAAFAAALVSSAGAERAKFASTAAFVFLWTTLVYDPVAHWVWSPEGWLNRFGARDFAGGLVVHAAAGAAALCVAVAVGQRRGADVESLRPHNLPLTAMGTALLWFAWLGFNTGHAWGVSAGAAAAFVATIVAGASGMVAWSILEYATTGKATFLGACTGVVAGLVGVSAGAGYVAPPAAAALGATVALVCHGAILVKGRVGYDDSLDVFGVHGVGGIAGALGLGLLADSALDPGVVGLFEGRIELIVAQLAAVAAVVAYTVAATAAILFIVDRTMGLRVSPEDEELGLDVTQHGQRGYVLGEGERIGMYDG